A part of Pseudomonas sp. HR96 genomic DNA contains:
- a CDS encoding methyl-accepting chemotaxis protein: MGDLADGKVERSAAAADQTYQQSRNVTIAAVVVALAATLLLAGLFTRSLTAPIADALAVAEQIARNDFSHSIDQRGRDEPARLLAALALMQQNLRRTLGELGDSSNQLASTSEEMTAVTEDAMRGIQRQNDEINQAATAINQMSAAVEEVARNAALASTAARDSSQSAEHGSQRVQETVQVITELHTAVGVTADEIDGLAVQVQGISGVLDVIRGIAEQTNLLALNAAIEAARAGEAGRGFAVVADEVRALAHRTQQSTAEIEKMISSIQGGASKAVSAMGTSSERARASLDVAAAAGQALAEITAAIVQINERNTSIATATEQQAQVAREVDRNLTSIRDLSTQTAAGAHQTSAASGELSQLAVGLNQVVMRFKV; encoded by the coding sequence ATCGGCGACCTTGCCGACGGCAAGGTCGAACGCTCGGCCGCGGCCGCCGACCAGACCTACCAGCAGTCACGCAACGTCACCATCGCCGCCGTGGTGGTGGCCCTGGCCGCGACCCTGCTGCTGGCCGGGTTGTTCACCCGCAGCCTGACCGCGCCGATTGCCGACGCGCTGGCCGTGGCTGAACAGATCGCCCGCAACGACTTCAGCCATAGCATCGACCAGCGGGGCCGCGACGAGCCGGCTCGCCTGCTGGCAGCGCTGGCCTTGATGCAGCAGAACCTGCGGCGCACCCTGGGCGAGCTGGGCGACTCGTCCAACCAACTTGCCTCCACCTCCGAGGAAATGACCGCCGTCACCGAAGACGCGATGCGCGGCATTCAGCGCCAGAACGACGAAATCAACCAGGCCGCCACCGCCATCAACCAGATGAGCGCGGCGGTCGAGGAAGTGGCGCGCAACGCCGCCCTGGCCTCCACGGCGGCCCGTGACTCCAGCCAGTCGGCCGAGCATGGCAGCCAGCGCGTGCAGGAGACAGTGCAGGTGATTACCGAGCTGCACACGGCCGTGGGCGTGACCGCCGACGAGATCGACGGCCTGGCCGTACAGGTGCAGGGCATCAGCGGCGTTCTCGATGTGATCCGCGGCATCGCCGAGCAGACCAATCTGCTGGCGCTCAACGCCGCCATCGAAGCCGCCCGTGCCGGCGAAGCGGGCCGAGGCTTTGCCGTGGTCGCCGACGAGGTGCGGGCGTTGGCGCATCGTACACAGCAGTCCACCGCAGAGATCGAGAAGATGATCAGCTCGATCCAGGGCGGCGCCAGCAAGGCGGTCAGCGCCATGGGCACCAGCAGCGAGCGGGCCCGCGCCAGCCTCGATGTGGCGGCAGCCGCCGGCCAGGCCCTGGCCGAGATCACCGCTGCCATCGTGCAGATCAACGAACGCAACACCAGCATCGCCACGGCCACCGAGCAGCAGGCTCAGGTGGCCCGTGAAGTGGACCGCAACCTGACCAGCATTCGCGACCTGTCGACCCAGACCGCTGCCGGTGCCCACCAGACCTCCGCCGCCAGCGGCGAGTTGTCGCAGCTGGCAGTTGGCCTCAATCAGGTGGTGATGCGCTTCAAGGTCTAG
- a CDS encoding WecB/TagA/CpsF family glycosyltransferase, translated as MKVFGIDLYTGTLPEFVKELEVLSRGPYGYVVTANVNHVVMLEHDRHQGLIAAYQNATFRICDSRILLPWMNKLGANISEVIPGSTLTVAMLDVAQQQAWPITVIGCEDEVMDSLRAKYPAIRFNHYNPPMGFIKQPAEVEKTVDYVIAHPARLIIYSVGAPRQEELALKVMERGGAVGMGLCAGASLNFVSGKVKRAPEWVQKLSLEWAHRILSEPQRLAKRYVVDLVRIIPIVSREMSARRAGGQDSKQS; from the coding sequence ATGAAAGTTTTCGGTATCGATTTGTACACAGGCACTTTGCCCGAGTTCGTCAAGGAACTCGAAGTGCTGAGCCGTGGCCCCTATGGCTACGTGGTCACCGCCAACGTCAACCACGTGGTCATGCTTGAGCACGACCGCCACCAGGGGCTGATCGCCGCCTACCAGAATGCGACCTTCCGTATCTGCGACAGCCGAATCCTGCTGCCGTGGATGAACAAGCTGGGCGCCAACATTTCCGAGGTAATCCCCGGCAGTACCCTGACCGTGGCCATGCTCGACGTGGCCCAGCAGCAGGCCTGGCCGATCACCGTGATCGGTTGCGAAGACGAGGTCATGGACAGCCTGCGTGCCAAGTACCCGGCCATCCGCTTCAACCATTACAACCCGCCGATGGGCTTCATCAAGCAACCGGCCGAGGTCGAAAAGACCGTGGATTACGTGATCGCCCACCCGGCTCGCCTGATCATCTACTCGGTTGGCGCGCCACGCCAGGAAGAACTGGCGCTCAAGGTCATGGAGCGCGGCGGCGCGGTGGGCATGGGCCTGTGCGCCGGCGCTTCGCTGAACTTCGTCTCGGGCAAGGTCAAGCGTGCTCCGGAGTGGGTGCAGAAGCTCTCGCTGGAGTGGGCCCATCGTATCCTCAGCGAGCCGCAGCGCCTGGCCAAGCGTTATGTGGTCGACCTGGTGCGCATCATCCCGATCGTCTCGCGCGAAATGTCCGCCCGCCGCGCGGGGGGGCAGGACAGCAAACAGTCCTGA
- a CDS encoding 2OG-Fe(II) oxygenase, with protein MDNPIDLQRYPLDRVGSVQWHELVAQARDDLHQHGMFNLEGFVAQEQVRLAVERIVPTMASQSHEHKRTHNIYFKPQLDGLPPDHPALRTVETVSHTLCGDQLQDSLVTAIYEYPPLLNFLAAVMDKPALHVMADPLARVNVMSYRHGETLNWHFDRSEFTTTLLLQAPEAGGQFQYRSDLRSESDPNYAGVARLLEGRDPQVQTLALRAGTLNVFRGKHTAHRVTPVQGLRERMVAVFSYYERPGVVFSAEERLGFYGRAS; from the coding sequence ATGGACAACCCGATCGACCTGCAACGCTACCCACTGGATCGCGTCGGCAGCGTGCAATGGCACGAACTGGTGGCCCAGGCGCGCGACGACCTGCACCAGCACGGCATGTTCAACCTCGAAGGCTTCGTCGCCCAGGAGCAGGTGCGCCTGGCCGTCGAGCGCATTGTGCCGACCATGGCCAGCCAATCCCACGAACACAAGCGCACCCACAACATCTACTTCAAGCCGCAGCTGGACGGATTGCCGCCCGACCACCCGGCCCTGCGCACGGTCGAGACGGTCAGCCACACGCTGTGCGGCGATCAACTGCAAGACAGCCTGGTGACCGCCATTTACGAGTACCCGCCTTTGCTGAACTTTCTCGCGGCGGTCATGGACAAGCCGGCGCTGCACGTGATGGCCGACCCGCTGGCCCGGGTCAATGTGATGAGCTATCGCCACGGCGAAACGCTGAACTGGCATTTCGACCGCTCCGAGTTCACCACCACCCTGCTGTTGCAGGCGCCCGAGGCCGGCGGCCAGTTCCAGTACCGCAGCGACCTGCGCAGCGAGAGCGACCCCAATTACGCCGGTGTGGCCCGATTGCTGGAGGGCCGCGATCCGCAGGTGCAGACCCTGGCCCTGCGCGCCGGCACGCTCAACGTGTTTCGCGGCAAGCACACCGCCCACCGCGTCACCCCGGTGCAAGGCCTGCGCGAGCGCATGGTCGCGGTGTTCTCCTATTACGAACGACCTGGCGTGGTGTTCAGCGCCGAAGAACGGCTGGGGTTCTACGGCCGCGCCTCCTGA
- a CDS encoding transporter substrate-binding domain-containing protein — protein MHCRKSLTRTLLAGAALTGSLLFAHLASAKPWTSVLVATEGAYEPWNTTLANGEIAGFEPELLKDLCGRMQMQCTLQAQDWDGMIAGLNAGKFDVMMDAIVVTPDREKVIAFGKPYAATQGVFVSADQGLIASLPSNQIIKLSGDQKADQTVIDSLKPMLKGKTIGIQSGTAYTDFIETNFKDIATIREYKKSGEHVMDLTAGRIDFAFDDVTFFTSVLEKPENTSVHMVGPKIGGPIWGPGEALAFRQGDQDLKARFDQALNAALADGTVRKLSQKWFKADITP, from the coding sequence ATGCATTGCAGAAAAAGCCTGACCCGTACCTTGCTGGCCGGCGCCGCCTTGACCGGCAGCCTGCTGTTCGCCCACCTCGCCAGTGCCAAGCCATGGACCTCGGTGCTGGTGGCCACAGAGGGCGCCTACGAGCCGTGGAACACTACCCTGGCCAACGGCGAGATCGCCGGCTTCGAGCCCGAACTGCTCAAGGACCTGTGCGGCCGTATGCAGATGCAATGCACGCTGCAGGCCCAGGACTGGGACGGCATGATCGCCGGGCTCAATGCCGGCAAGTTCGACGTGATGATGGATGCCATCGTGGTCACTCCGGACCGCGAGAAGGTCATCGCCTTCGGCAAGCCCTACGCAGCGACCCAGGGGGTGTTCGTCAGTGCCGACCAAGGCTTGATCGCCAGCCTGCCGAGCAATCAGATCATCAAACTCAGCGGCGATCAGAAGGCCGACCAGACGGTGATCGACAGCCTCAAGCCGATGCTCAAGGGCAAGACCATCGGCATCCAGTCGGGCACCGCCTACACCGATTTCATCGAAACCAACTTCAAGGACATCGCGACGATTCGCGAATACAAGAAGTCCGGCGAGCACGTCATGGACCTGACCGCCGGGCGCATCGACTTTGCCTTCGACGACGTGACCTTCTTTACCTCGGTGCTGGAAAAGCCAGAGAACACTTCGGTGCACATGGTCGGGCCCAAGATCGGCGGGCCGATCTGGGGGCCGGGCGAGGCGCTGGCGTTCCGCCAGGGCGATCAGGACCTCAAGGCCAGGTTCGACCAGGCGCTGAACGCGGCCCTGGCCGACGGCACCGTGAGGAAACTCTCGCAGAAGTGGTTCAAGGCGGATATTACGCCGTGA